The Elaeis guineensis isolate ETL-2024a chromosome 12, EG11, whole genome shotgun sequence sequence GCTACAAACACCCCTCCCACGGATCGACTCCCCTCCCCCTTCCCCCACCTAAATCCACAGTATCCCCGCCCCCGCTCGAATCCCCTATAAAATCCCCTCACCCGGATCCTCAAATGTCGCGTCCAAATCCCTAATTTCTTATCCCAGGCGACAGAGAAGCAATTTTTTTGTGCACCTTTTCCCTCTGCATTCTACCTCGATCGACGCCATGTCGGGCCGCGGCAAGGGAGGAAAGGGCTTGGGCAAGGGCGGGGCGAAGCGCCACCGCAAGGTTCTCCGCGACAATATCCAGGGCATCACCAAGCCGGCGATCCGCCGCCTCGCCCGCCGCGGTGGCGTGAAGCGGATCAGTGGCCTTATCTACGAGGAGACCCGGGGAGTCCTCAAGATCTTCCTCGAGAACGTCATTCGCGACGCCGTCACCTACACCGAGCACGCCCGCCGGAAGACCGTCACCGCCATGGACGTTGTCTACGCCCTCAAGCGTCAAGGCAGGACCCTCTATGGCTTCGGCGGGTGAGCTCCTACTGGGACTGGGACGGGGTGGTGGGATTGGATGTGGTTGGGGTTTGTGGGAGTGTTAGGGTTTCATGCGGGTTTATCCGTGTTTTGGCTGTAAATCCTCTTGCGTCTGTTATGGGATAGAAAAGATGCAAACTTTTTAAGTTATGGAATGGAACTTTGAAGCTTtgcttgaagaattttttttacttaCATATACTCTCGTTTCTTCTGACTGTCATAAATTAGTGTGGTTTGTGGATTTGGTTGCTAAATCTGGCTGAGAAGTGGAATGGAATGGATGAAGGTGGGGTTTTGTGATTGAAATCTTAACTGTATTGAGTTGTTGTCTGGAATGGATGTTTGTGTTGGTGCTTcttctccattgcttttcttcaGCCAAGGAgcaggttcgtcttctagtttctCTATAGATTGCTACAAGCTCGTGTCTATCTAAATTAGGTTTTCTTAATCCATATTTCAGTGGTTGATTTCTTTATTGCATCGCTATTGGATGTCCGGCATTTATAATTTACTAATGGTGCTTGTAAAGGTGAAGTGGTGGTTTGTGTTAGTCTGGTTATTTCTCCTTATTTGGTATTTGCAATGGTTAATTGTTCCATGATCATGATGATCAGGCAGAGACTGCTTTGCATTTCTTTTTGTGGTTAGAAAGATTCTTAATTTGTCCATTTAAACCTATGAAAGTATATATTAAACGTAGTTCCTTGTGGCTGTGTGTGGTAAATGTCTGTTCAATGAGGTTTTTGTGAAGAAAACATTGAGATGATCAAATGGATGGCATGTCAATTTTGATTCTAGTATGATGTGATTAATCTACACGTATCAAGAGCATTTAGTTGCAAACCAAAGTGGATCAAAGATTATCTTTTTAGTAGATAGAATAGAGTTACTAGACTGGTTGTTGTTGTATATAATCTTGTTGTCACACAGTGTTAtgataaatcaattaaattaCGTGAAGCTGAAGAAAACTTCTCTGGTTGTTGGAAATGGATGTGTTGAAGGGATATTGTGGTCATTACATTTATGAATGGATTTTGAAATTTAGTACCAGTTTTGTGGCATTACTTGCTTATCCTACACTTTTGAAGTAAGTTCTATCTGATATACTGCATTCGGTATGGAGCTCTGTGAAGTATAATTGTTCTAAGACAATGTGATCCCAAGTTTACCGATTACAATATGGACTTCTCACTGAAATGACTACTGATTCAGACAattcctccttcaaaaggattatcTTTGCCCGATTCTTTTGTGCACTTATAATTATATCCATTTGGTTTTGCTCTGAATCTTTCATGTTCTTTGGCATTGAGGATTTCAACAAGTTCTTTCATCTTTTCCGGAGCAACTTTTTCCCCAACCTGCTGCTTTGTGAGAGATAGCCCTGTGTTCATGCTGACCAATGTCTGTGTGTTCAACCAACGCTGAAGGCATAAAGCATCGTGAACCACCTACCCGTGTGCCAGGTTTTTGTGTGCTGCCAAGTGTAAAATGTGAAAATGGGCAATAAAGCCTTCATGAACCACCTACCCCTGGGTATGGCACACAAAAACCTGGTTTGGCGCTTGTCTGTGGTAAGTAGGGATACATGAAGCAGTAATCTTTCAGGAAACTGGTTATCTTGCGAGGCAGTAATGGACTATGACTGGAGCAAGTTGCAGCATCATCATTCCATGTATCATGGTGCCTTGCTTTCCAAAAGCCTATGAATTAAGCTTTTTGTCTAGCTGTTGCAGAACAATTTTTTTCATACTTATGTTATATGCTGCACAACAGGTATGACGCAGTGTCAAATATTTTCATACTTATGTTTTTAACAAGTACTGCTAAATCAGCACAGCTGATTGACCTAAACTTTCCTTTTGCCATCTCAAGCCtctcaattcctgatttgacaTTTTGGCTGTTGAAGTGTTAACCACAAACAAGGAAATTCCTGCAGTGGAAACAACCAAACAGACTCTGCAGCTCCATTTCCTCTTCATAAGCTAAGAATTCCTATTTTTGTCAACAGATTGGAGTAGAAGTGCATTTCTTTGCTAACTATTTGAATGTGGTGGGATCAAATACAAGGTCCAATTCAGAAAAATTAAACAGAGATCGTGATCCCTAATGAATTCTAACACTAATATCAGTCTTATGTTGCAGGTATACTCGATAATTCCCTTGTATCTTCAATTATAAACAGGGTAAGAACCGCCTAACTTAGCATCTATTTGGGGGTATGTTCCTTAGTACGAGTTTGTTTTTGCTGTTAAAAGCTATTTCATGGATCGAGTTTCTGAGAAAATTCAAAGTGGTTGCTGAATGCTGTAGAAATTATTGAGAATGCTTATAGATAGAACCTTCGGTGCACTCTACCTTATTTTGATTCTTGCATTGCTGGGCAAACTGAACAACGAGTAGCTAAATGCGACATAAAATGATGCTTATAACAACATGACTCTTGTTGTGGCCAATCTCttcgtcgtctgatcgtcggaaATGAGCATTCGTAAAAaaatccacactgaccggagatacctccggcggagatcctccgacggtcaagtcagagaggagactaggcaacagtagaaaagaatcagagaaactcagcgagagagagaggattagagagagagagagtgggtcCAAGGgcttttttcagaacctccccgcagcactgttgccttctccgttttatagtagagcgcggcgtggtgccgccattaatggcgcagacaactgggggagttgtcaaatcatcagaGGCTGTCAGAATCGCCGCGGACTGTCAAGTCACCGTGAGCTGtcaaatcgctgggattaatctatgtccttggcaggacaatgccccagggcggcTATGCTGCATGTCCTTGCCAGGACAGCGACCCACAGCAGTCGTACGGTGTTTGAGGGAGCCGACCGATCATACGTTGGCATTTGATTGCGGGACGTCAGGTGAAGATCCGGGAACATCATTGGATGGTCTGGCGCATTACGAGAATTGGACATCGGCCACCATCTCCGCCTGACAGTGAATCggtagagtcgggctccgccgttcGGTTAATCGGAAATAGAATGAGTCCGCCCGATCGATATACCTTCGGTCGGACAGTGTCGACAGTCATCGGTTGGTACGGTCGGTAGAGTCAGGCGTCGGTCAGACAGGTCCGAAGATGAGTTGGTGTGAAAGAGATCGATCGGTATATTCCAACAACTTTTTTGCCAGAAATCAAGCTAAATTGCAGTGAATGCTGAGGTTGTTATTGtctttatttatttctttgtTCGGGTTTCTGTTTCGTGTTCTTATTGCTTCAATGGGTAGCTATATGTAGTCTTGTTTCTTATTACTAGATTCTGCTGAGAAACGTAAAAATCATACCTACTGCTGGAGTGCTGAGTTGCTACTTGCTCAGTTTATGGGCGGCGCACTTGCATTATACAACTGCAAGTAAGCAAACACTTAAGATTTCATCCATGCATGGCATGTAACATTAACTTCGATTCAAGTTACAAGTAgattttactcaaaaaaaaaaagaaaagaaaaaaaagaaagctttGGAGGGCAGATTTGATTTATTAAGTTCATATATATGAATTCAGTACTTTTACTGTATGAATTATGAGTTCATTTATTCTATGCGAtgatttattttatgaaaatgataaaaataaatattaggtcTTCTTTGTGTCAATTATGggcagatctttttttttttttataaaatgataaaaaaaatacaaatacaTGAACTATGACCAGATTTATTTATGTAGCTTTTTGAAAAATTGATCAGAAATAAATCTTAAGTGTTATCTGAAATATGAGTACAATTGTTTATGATTAATgataaacaaattaaaaaattgtggagaaaagataaaaattttgtgTTGAGACTGGGATTTGAACCCACGCCCTTTCGGACCAGAACCTTAATCTGGCGCCTTAGACCAACTCGGCCATCTCAACTACATTTATGGTGCATACATACATTTATCTTTCTACAACTACGCACCCACAAAATTCTAGGATGAAGAACATTACTTCAAGCAATGGTGGTAGGGTCCCAACATTAACGTTATTCCAATGGTTAAGGTGATGTGAtggactttattttttttttttcatctgtcTAGGTGCGTTTATAGAGGTGACATGAATTAGGCCTGTCCCAAATTGACATCTTCCACTGGCCTGGCATTGCCAAGTGTGACATACTGTGATTTGAGTGTGGTTTTGTAAAGTTTCCACATGAttgttgatatatatatatatatatatatatattattttacatgTGGTCTGATACTATTCTTCATGATCCGGCATGATTCTTAGCTTGTTTAAAGTATAGCAAAATTGCTAAGCAGGGAGAACATACGGAATTCCTTCGTGGTTTCCGCAGCCAAGACAAAAGGCTTTGTTCATAACAACCAAGATCCAATACTAGTAGTCGAGCATATCAGaaaatgattatttttaaaaCTAATTCCATAATGTATTATTATGGTCTGATCACGTCTTTACTTTGTTATGATAGAGGTAGTGTAGCATCCATATAATTTTGGAACCCCAATCACAGTAGATATTTATTGGTAAAACGTACAATATTTCTATGAGTGCTTATAAGTTGAAAAATTAGAATCTCGTTGTCTTGCAATTTCTCGAGGAGGCGGTGTCATAATTCTAACATCGATGAAATAAGTTGGTCTTAAGTCAGACCTCAAGTCTAAATCAGAGGCGGCTCAACATATTTGGAAGCCTAAAGCTAAaaactaaaatataattatttaattaaaatttatataaattttttattaa is a genomic window containing:
- the LOC105055256 gene encoding histone H4; translation: MSGRGKGGKGLGKGGAKRHRKVLRDNIQGITKPAIRRLARRGGVKRISGLIYEETRGVLKIFLENVIRDAVTYTEHARRKTVTAMDVVYALKRQGRTLYGFGG